From Pusillibacter faecalis, one genomic window encodes:
- a CDS encoding M56 family metallopeptidase codes for MTDLWGFLLQTLTVSGAAALLLAVKAVFRDKLSPRWQAAAWGVLGLVLLVPAGWGGRYVLINWPWLVETAKTLLTGTYTLTAVSAPIPLPPAAAPRTWADWLYLLYLAGVLALLGRYLVSYIRLRAALRRGQPAGEARTAQIAAAAERYGLTACPAVEVPGLSSAFICGLVHPVLALPAGETDEKVLLHELLHLQYRDVLWGLVLCLARCVHWCNPLLWYCANQAGNDLEALCDQRVLERLEGEERREYGRILLSMADEVYARAPGTSSMANGGRNIRRRIEAIARFKKYPAGMALASVCVTVVLALPLLLGQRAQAVYTGGLGSSEQAVDVAMASARTTYCTTYAGALDAYAKAVLAQNGVYRAMCAPLSQQQPLAQSLQLTAKRSGWPNKEWNSGLPAWPNEQRGYVYYNLVETEADVWEALLVVELNYPPEGRPAEENTWYLAVQSVQAEREGRRWVVTPLEAFRAVETQSGGWDWGCEDLPAWRYQGTGAGFQVAVLLQTSCSVDSTVTVETDGSWFLGPQTSLDLAPRPGANFDILRESYLLHAACLGGADEESALSRIGVSYAPMGEGEERPTLQNPEHPDGGGSSTDGSAWSSRTLEEGWGPTVRLGGGGSGGGFPFSLPGAYAADLYLNDVLAAELTLLPVEGGPQ; via the coding sequence GTGACCGATCTCTGGGGCTTTTTGCTGCAAACTCTGACAGTCTCCGGTGCGGCGGCGCTGCTGCTGGCGGTGAAGGCCGTGTTCCGGGACAAGCTCTCCCCCCGGTGGCAGGCCGCCGCCTGGGGCGTGCTGGGGCTGGTGCTGCTGGTACCGGCGGGCTGGGGCGGGCGGTACGTCCTTATCAACTGGCCCTGGCTGGTGGAGACGGCCAAAACTCTGCTCACCGGGACGTACACCCTGACGGCGGTATCCGCCCCCATTCCGCTGCCGCCCGCGGCAGCTCCCCGGACCTGGGCAGACTGGCTGTACCTCCTCTATCTCGCAGGGGTTCTGGCGCTGCTGGGACGCTATCTCGTCTCCTATATCCGCCTGCGGGCGGCGCTGCGCCGGGGCCAGCCGGCGGGGGAGGCGCGTACCGCCCAGATTGCCGCCGCGGCGGAGCGGTACGGCCTCACGGCCTGTCCCGCCGTAGAGGTGCCGGGCCTCTCCTCCGCCTTCATCTGCGGCCTTGTTCACCCAGTGCTGGCCCTGCCCGCCGGGGAGACGGACGAGAAGGTGCTGCTCCACGAGCTGCTGCATCTCCAATACCGGGATGTCCTCTGGGGGCTTGTTCTCTGCCTTGCCCGGTGCGTTCACTGGTGCAACCCGCTGTTATGGTACTGCGCAAACCAGGCCGGCAACGACCTGGAAGCCCTGTGCGACCAGCGGGTGCTGGAGCGGCTGGAGGGGGAGGAGCGGCGAGAATACGGCCGGATTCTGCTCTCCATGGCTGATGAAGTCTATGCCCGGGCTCCCGGCACCTCGTCCATGGCCAATGGAGGCAGGAACATCCGGCGCCGGATTGAGGCCATTGCCCGGTTCAAAAAATACCCCGCGGGGATGGCGCTGGCCTCCGTGTGCGTGACGGTGGTGCTGGCGCTGCCGCTGCTGCTGGGGCAGCGCGCCCAGGCGGTTTACACGGGCGGCCTTGGCAGTTCTGAACAGGCGGTGGATGTTGCCATGGCCTCCGCCCGGACCACGTACTGCACCACCTATGCCGGGGCCCTGGACGCCTACGCCAAGGCGGTCCTGGCGCAAAACGGCGTCTACCGCGCCATGTGCGCGCCCCTCTCCCAGCAGCAGCCCCTGGCTCAGTCTCTTCAGTTGACGGCCAAGCGCAGCGGCTGGCCCAACAAAGAGTGGAACTCCGGTCTTCCCGCCTGGCCCAACGAGCAGCGGGGCTATGTGTACTACAATCTGGTGGAGACGGAAGCGGACGTGTGGGAGGCCCTGCTGGTGGTGGAGCTGAACTACCCGCCGGAGGGCCGGCCGGCAGAGGAAAACACCTGGTACCTGGCCGTCCAGAGCGTCCAGGCGGAGCGGGAAGGCCGGCGCTGGGTGGTGACTCCCCTGGAGGCGTTTCGGGCCGTGGAGACCCAGAGCGGCGGCTGGGACTGGGGCTGTGAGGATCTGCCGGCCTGGCGCTACCAGGGTACTGGCGCGGGCTTTCAGGTTGCCGTGCTGCTGCAAACCAGCTGCTCCGTGGACTCCACCGTGACGGTGGAAACCGATGGAAGCTGGTTTTTAGGCCCTCAGACCTCCCTGGACCTGGCGCCCCGGCCCGGGGCGAACTTTGACATCCTGCGGGAGAGCTATCTTCTCCACGCCGCCTGCCTGGGCGGCGCGGACGAGGAGTCCGCCCTCTCCCGGATTGGGGTCAGCTACGCGCCCATGGGCGAAGGGGAGGAGCGGCCGACGCTCCAGAATCCAGAGCATCCGGACGGCGGCGGCTCCAGCACAGACGGCAGCGCCTGGTCCTCCCGCACCCTGGAGGAGGGCTGGGGGCCCACGGTCCGCCTGGGCGGGGGCGGTTCCGGCGGCGGCTTTCCGTTCTCCCTGCCGGGGGCCTACGCCGCGGACCTCTATCTCAACGACGTCCTGGCGGCGGAGCTGACGCTTCTGCCGGTGGAAGGAGGACCGCAATGA
- a CDS encoding BlaI/MecI/CopY family transcriptional regulator yields MLSDREWTVLTALWDSGGAALGSLTQTLRPKTGWSRNTVLTYLTRMEAKGLVAIDKTVSPHRYQAALDRQDCQRQERQSFLRRVYQGSAGDLVSAFLKEEPISPQEREELRRLLDEMEV; encoded by the coding sequence ATGCTCTCAGACCGGGAATGGACGGTGCTGACCGCCCTGTGGGACTCCGGCGGCGCGGCGCTGGGCAGCCTGACGCAGACCCTGCGGCCAAAGACCGGGTGGAGCCGGAACACCGTGCTGACCTATCTCACCCGGATGGAGGCCAAGGGGCTGGTTGCCATTGATAAAACGGTTTCCCCCCACCGCTACCAGGCGGCCTTAGACCGGCAGGACTGCCAGCGGCAGGAGCGGCAGAGCTTCCTCCGGCGGGTATACCAAGGCTCCGCCGGGGACCTGGTATCCGCTTTTTTGAAGGAGGAGCCGATCTCCCCCCAGGAACGGGAAGAGCTGCGGCGGCTGCTGGACGAGATGGAGGTGTAG
- a CDS encoding ATP-dependent nuclease translates to MPYRYSQLDKDNTEWFKNDLKPCTLCGIHLRAGKMRGIYPVHIEFEYPITAIAGRNGSGKSTILALACCAYHNRTGGYVPLDRNKPYYTFKDFFVSTDDEEKLEGIEIKYVFLGDWKSPKTGMRYTRGSQIRKKRRGGKWNDYSRRLSRNVVFLGIQRIVPPSERKTECSYYRKFRSTAIDENTKRHILEVAGRVMGKQYTSLDLRTVDRRRLFVVDRQAHHYSGFNMGAGENAIFTILIELFSAGEGALLVIDEIELGLHEEAQKAFIEELKKICKERHCQIICSTHSGAILDALPPAGRKFIETYPNKTVITTGISAAYATGKLSGKGTKEITVLVEDQMGENIVQEFLPSALRRRVHIVPIGSDQAVLRQLAAHFRENDYSCIAILDGDKAKERRSAKEAVRRALEKRYNGWQENEIDAWLDGHLRYFPGETCPEKWILSGVTPAICQELSVLWGTTEEDVAQIAEEACGCVTHTEFHFISGRIGLPEVRIRADIIRAIAGAYSQERKTITAPIQEMLKEFES, encoded by the coding sequence ATGCCATATCGTTACTCACAGTTAGATAAAGACAACACTGAATGGTTTAAGAACGATCTGAAGCCGTGTACGCTTTGCGGGATACATCTTCGGGCAGGAAAAATGAGGGGTATTTATCCTGTACATATAGAGTTCGAATATCCAATTACCGCAATTGCGGGGAGAAACGGGAGCGGAAAGTCCACGATTTTGGCACTGGCCTGCTGCGCCTATCATAATCGCACAGGCGGTTATGTACCACTGGATAGAAATAAGCCATACTATACGTTCAAAGATTTCTTCGTCTCAACAGATGATGAAGAGAAATTGGAAGGAATTGAGATCAAATATGTATTTCTTGGCGATTGGAAGAGTCCAAAAACCGGAATGAGATATACGCGGGGAAGCCAGATTCGGAAAAAGCGACGCGGCGGAAAATGGAACGATTACAGTAGACGGTTAAGTCGTAATGTCGTATTTCTGGGTATTCAGAGAATTGTCCCGCCCAGCGAGAGAAAGACAGAGTGTTCCTACTACAGGAAATTCCGTTCCACAGCGATTGACGAGAATACCAAGCGGCATATCTTAGAGGTTGCCGGAAGAGTAATGGGAAAACAATATACCTCTTTAGACTTGCGAACAGTAGATCGGAGAAGACTTTTTGTTGTGGATCGTCAGGCGCATCATTACTCGGGCTTTAATATGGGTGCGGGCGAAAATGCCATTTTTACCATTTTAATTGAATTGTTTTCGGCAGGAGAGGGCGCACTTTTAGTCATTGACGAGATTGAACTTGGTTTACATGAAGAAGCACAGAAGGCTTTTATTGAGGAACTCAAAAAAATTTGCAAAGAACGGCATTGTCAGATCATTTGTTCCACGCATTCCGGAGCAATACTTGATGCATTGCCGCCGGCAGGAAGAAAGTTTATTGAAACTTATCCCAACAAGACCGTTATTACAACGGGAATATCTGCGGCATACGCAACTGGAAAGCTTTCTGGAAAGGGAACAAAAGAAATAACTGTTTTGGTGGAAGACCAGATGGGAGAAAATATCGTCCAAGAATTTCTTCCGTCAGCGCTAAGGCGCAGAGTGCATATTGTGCCGATTGGGTCTGACCAAGCAGTTCTTCGCCAGCTTGCAGCACATTTTAGGGAAAATGATTACAGCTGCATTGCCATATTAGATGGAGACAAGGCAAAAGAGCGCCGTAGCGCCAAAGAGGCCGTGAGGCGAGCTCTTGAAAAACGATACAACGGATGGCAAGAGAATGAGATTGATGCTTGGCTGGACGGCCATCTGCGTTATTTTCCGGGCGAAACCTGTCCTGAAAAATGGATTTTAAGCGGGGTGACTCCGGCTATATGCCAAGAGTTATCGGTCCTTTGGGGCACTACAGAGGAAGATGTTGCTCAAATTGCGGAGGAAGCTTGCGGCTGTGTTACACACACAGAATTCCATTTTATTTCCGGCCGTATTGGACTGCCAGAAGTGCGTATCAGAGCAGATATTATTAGAGCAATTGCTGGTGCGTATTCCCAGGAGCGCAAGACTATTACGGCCCCAATACAAGAGATGTTAAAGGAATTCGAGAGTTAA
- a CDS encoding tyrosine-type recombinase/integrase: MVEEHKRHPGTPYMLPSPKTGRIFDPDSFRHTHEKILKDIGAEHIRFHDLKHTFATLSLKNGVDVKTLSSTLGHYSAGFMLSTYTHATPEIMREAADTMGNVIGKAM; the protein is encoded by the coding sequence ATGGTAGAGGAACACAAGAGGCATCCTGGAACTCCATACATGCTTCCGTCACCCAAGACGGGCAGGATATTCGATCCGGACTCCTTCCGGCACACCCATGAGAAGATCCTCAAGGACATCGGTGCGGAACACATCCGCTTCCACGATCTCAAGCATACCTTCGCAACCTTGTCGCTGAAGAACGGCGTGGATGTGAAGACCCTGTCCAGCACCCTGGGGCATTACAGTGCGGGCTTCATGCTCAGCACCTACACCCACGCCACGCCGGAGATAATGCGGGAAGCGGCGGATACCATGGGAAATGTGATAGGGAAGGCAATGTAA
- a CDS encoding TRAP transporter large permease, with the protein MTATVGLLFLVFFCLLAIGVPVLASIGLGVIANSLMGGVVSLAYIVRNMVQALDSFTVLAVPLFILAGEIMGQGGISKKLFNFANACMGRFTGGVPMATVLTCMLFGAISGSGQATFAAVGSIMIPAMEEQGYDKTFVTGVTAASGGLGVLIPPSLPMVMFAITVGTVSIDSMLTAGIIPGVLCGTALMIYCYIYCKRHPVKIHCQQETMGIFESIKDGFWALMTPVVILGGIYSGLFTATEAAAVACVYALIVSLFIYRTVTIKQLPGILLRAAGLNAPILIIVAAATVLGRALAIQNVPEALAAAILSITNSKWMIMLLLNILLLVVGMLMETLSAITILAPILMPVAMGVGVDPIHFGVIMVANLAIGFITPPVGTNLYTAASITGIPVKNLCKAIIGPVIALLIAQLFLVLIPQLSTFLPGLL; encoded by the coding sequence ATGACGGCTACAGTCGGGCTCCTGTTTTTAGTGTTTTTCTGTCTGCTGGCAATTGGCGTCCCGGTGCTGGCTTCCATTGGCTTGGGTGTGATTGCCAATAGCTTGATGGGCGGCGTGGTATCCTTGGCTTACATTGTCCGCAATATGGTACAGGCGCTGGATTCCTTCACGGTTCTGGCGGTACCTCTCTTTATCCTGGCCGGTGAGATCATGGGACAGGGCGGTATTTCCAAAAAGCTGTTCAATTTTGCCAATGCCTGTATGGGTAGATTCACCGGTGGCGTCCCCATGGCAACAGTGCTCACCTGTATGTTATTTGGTGCTATCTCCGGCTCCGGCCAGGCTACATTTGCGGCGGTAGGTAGCATCATGATCCCAGCCATGGAAGAACAGGGATATGATAAGACGTTTGTAACTGGCGTGACAGCTGCCTCCGGTGGCCTGGGTGTCTTAATCCCTCCCAGCCTACCTATGGTGATGTTTGCCATTACGGTAGGAACGGTCAGTATTGACTCCATGCTGACGGCGGGTATCATTCCAGGGGTCTTGTGCGGTACCGCCCTGATGATCTATTGTTACATTTATTGTAAGCGGCATCCGGTGAAGATCCATTGCCAGCAAGAGACAATGGGGATTTTTGAGAGCATCAAGGATGGCTTCTGGGCGCTCATGACGCCAGTGGTGATTTTAGGTGGTATTTATAGCGGACTCTTTACCGCCACAGAAGCCGCCGCAGTAGCTTGCGTGTATGCCTTGATCGTGTCCCTGTTCATCTACCGGACGGTCACTATCAAACAGCTCCCGGGCATCCTGTTGCGTGCTGCTGGACTCAACGCACCGATCCTAATTATCGTGGCGGCAGCCACTGTTCTGGGCCGGGCTTTGGCCATTCAGAATGTGCCAGAAGCCCTTGCAGCTGCAATCCTTTCCATCACTAACAGCAAGTGGATGATTATGTTGCTGCTGAATATCCTGCTATTGGTTGTCGGAATGTTGATGGAGACTCTGTCCGCTATCACTATCCTGGCACCGATTCTGATGCCGGTGGCGATGGGCGTCGGTGTGGATCCCATTCACTTTGGTGTCATTATGGTGGCAAACCTAGCTATTGGCTTTATTACCCCGCCGGTGGGCACGAATCTCTACACTGCGGCATCCATTACCGGGATTCCAGTGAAGAATCTTTGCAAAGCCATTATTGGGCCTGTGATCGCACTGCTGATCGCTCAACTTTTCCTGGTCTTAATCCCGCAGTTGTCCACTTTCCTGCCAGGACTGCTTTAA
- a CDS encoding TRAP transporter small permease: protein MKKVLYYLDHYFEEAILSCFVAYFVFATALQVFARLVLKVSMPWTEETSRYTLIWMTFLGSSFAAKKGTHIRVDILETSIHKGRGIVRVISYAIFLVFTVVMTVVGIQICVDLLAMPQYSTVLHIPMLYIYLALPVGMGLTTFRVLQKMWCQSVAKKKGGEWK, encoded by the coding sequence ATGAAGAAAGTATTGTATTATCTAGATCATTACTTTGAAGAGGCGATACTTTCCTGTTTTGTGGCATACTTTGTGTTTGCCACAGCGCTGCAGGTTTTCGCACGTCTCGTGCTGAAAGTCTCCATGCCTTGGACAGAGGAAACCTCCCGCTATACGTTGATCTGGATGACATTTCTGGGGAGTTCTTTTGCGGCGAAGAAAGGAACCCATATCCGTGTCGATATCCTAGAAACGTCCATTCATAAGGGTCGCGGCATAGTCCGTGTGATTTCTTACGCCATCTTTCTGGTGTTCACTGTGGTCATGACGGTAGTGGGAATCCAGATCTGTGTTGATCTCTTGGCCATGCCGCAGTACAGCACGGTACTGCACATCCCCATGTTGTATATTTATCTAGCGCTCCCAGTGGGTATGGGGCTGACGACTTTCCGGGTTTTGCAGAAGATGTGGTGCCAGAGCGTTGCAAAAAAGAAGGGAGGTGAATGGAAATGA
- a CDS encoding TRAP transporter substrate-binding protein gives MKKKMKKAISLALATMMSIRLLTACGSQNNTPSSNTSSGAENDAGKKIEVKIAHAGTEDSLMHKAWVVAADYMEANGNFECNIYPNGTLGSDVDLAQAVQGGDIQMSACSTSNLTSFNQDLEVFSLPFAFPNEETAYAVLDGDFGTKMLDSMENACGLKGLGYFESCTYRELSSNKEVHTPADLKGMKVRVMQSNLHIAIWESLGAIPSAIAFGELYTALSQGTVDAQDNPLELVISQKFYEVQKYITLTNHIFQVGMATCNPAWFNSLSAEDQQVVMDAIRAGVEFQRKEAAAQKENYITTLEDAGLTVITLTDAELAEFQALMGSAEDVIATNVGADLVAELKDSIKAVS, from the coding sequence ATGAAAAAGAAAATGAAAAAGGCCATTTCGCTTGCACTTGCCACGATGATGAGCATACGCCTTTTGACTGCCTGCGGTAGTCAGAACAATACGCCCTCTTCTAATACCTCTTCCGGAGCTGAGAATGATGCCGGGAAAAAAATTGAAGTAAAGATTGCGCATGCGGGCACAGAAGACTCCCTCATGCACAAGGCTTGGGTAGTAGCTGCTGACTACATGGAAGCCAACGGCAATTTTGAGTGCAATATTTACCCCAACGGCACCTTGGGCTCTGATGTGGACTTGGCCCAGGCGGTTCAGGGCGGCGACATTCAAATGTCCGCCTGCTCCACCTCTAACCTGACCTCTTTCAACCAGGATTTGGAAGTTTTCTCTCTACCCTTCGCGTTTCCCAATGAGGAGACCGCTTATGCAGTCTTGGATGGAGATTTCGGCACTAAGATGCTTGACTCCATGGAAAATGCATGTGGTCTCAAGGGCTTAGGCTATTTTGAGAGTTGCACCTACCGTGAGTTGAGTTCCAACAAGGAAGTTCATACCCCTGCTGATTTGAAGGGTATGAAAGTGCGTGTGATGCAGAGCAATCTGCACATCGCTATTTGGGAGAGTCTGGGTGCCATTCCCTCTGCCATCGCCTTCGGCGAGCTCTATACAGCCTTGTCTCAGGGCACGGTGGATGCCCAGGATAACCCTTTGGAACTGGTGATTTCTCAGAAGTTCTATGAGGTTCAGAAGTACATCACCCTTACCAATCACATCTTCCAGGTAGGCATGGCCACCTGCAACCCCGCATGGTTCAACAGCCTTTCTGCTGAGGATCAGCAGGTTGTGATGGATGCTATCCGCGCCGGTGTGGAGTTCCAACGCAAAGAAGCAGCGGCTCAGAAGGAAAATTACATTACCACGCTGGAGGATGCCGGCTTGACCGTGATCACGCTGACCGACGCAGAACTGGCGGAGTTTCAGGCCCTTATGGGCAGTGCGGAAGATGTCATTGCTACCAATGTTGGCGCTGACCTTGTCGCTGAACTGAAGGATTCCATCAAGGCCGTATCTTAA
- a CDS encoding C-terminal binding protein, with the protein MKIHFVDQQWLGPETKKIEQEAFEKAGMEIEFHDWGTEDEIIAGAQDADAVMVVAVPMSRRVIEALPKLKFIGRCGIGYDSVDLDAATERGIPVCNVPDYCAYEVASQSFLLALTLKKHLLDFVARGRAGAYGQGEGHIVHRLSDQVFGQIGFGRIAREQAKMVRGMGMEILVYDPFLKEIQMDGIRLCSTLEEVLRNSDIVSINTVLNPGTYHMIGMKELKQMKKDSVIVNVSRGAIINTDDLLTALREGTIGGAGLDVIEGEPLPPKHPAHQIQNLIYTPHVAMYSEEAMIDLHHKLTRQALDVLSGKWTVNIVNPKVRDVKEFQT; encoded by the coding sequence ATGAAGATTCATTTTGTGGATCAGCAGTGGCTGGGCCCTGAAACGAAGAAGATTGAACAGGAAGCCTTTGAAAAGGCGGGCATGGAGATTGAATTTCATGACTGGGGCACGGAGGATGAGATTATCGCCGGGGCACAGGACGCTGACGCAGTCATGGTGGTGGCAGTCCCAATGTCTCGCCGAGTGATTGAGGCATTGCCTAAGCTGAAGTTCATCGGTCGGTGCGGCATCGGCTACGATTCTGTGGATTTAGACGCTGCGACAGAGCGCGGGATTCCTGTGTGCAACGTGCCAGACTACTGTGCGTATGAGGTGGCGTCCCAATCCTTCCTACTGGCTCTAACGCTGAAAAAGCACTTGCTGGATTTCGTGGCCCGGGGAAGGGCCGGCGCCTACGGACAGGGAGAAGGCCATATCGTACACCGTCTGTCTGATCAGGTGTTTGGCCAGATCGGTTTCGGTCGTATCGCCCGGGAGCAGGCTAAGATGGTTCGGGGCATGGGTATGGAGATACTGGTGTACGATCCTTTCCTCAAGGAGATCCAGATGGATGGTATCCGCCTTTGTAGCACGCTTGAAGAAGTCCTGCGCAACTCTGACATCGTCTCCATCAACACGGTACTCAATCCAGGCACTTATCACATGATTGGCATGAAAGAACTAAAGCAGATGAAGAAGGACTCTGTGATCGTGAATGTTTCCCGCGGAGCCATCATCAATACTGATGATTTACTGACGGCGCTACGGGAGGGAACGATTGGTGGCGCTGGCCTGGATGTCATTGAAGGCGAGCCTCTGCCCCCTAAGCATCCTGCCCACCAGATTCAGAACCTAATTTATACGCCGCATGTGGCAATGTATTCGGAAGAGGCGATGATCGATCTGCACCACAAGCTGACGCGGCAGGCGCTGGACGTTCTGTCCGGCAAGTGGACGGTGAATATTGTGAACCCAAAGGTCAGAGACGTGAAGGAGTTTCAGACTTAA
- a CDS encoding thiamine pyrophosphate-dependent enzyme — protein sequence MNVIDKLATYEDQISPGISACVGCNIELTLRTCMKVLGPNTIFAIPPGCMGGVGVVGWDKQSGAKTPVFFPLLDNVASMLAGIKLHYEHIGRHVNVVAFAGDGASVDAGMQCLSGAAERGDKLIYICYDNEGYMNTGYQRSGSTSKGAWTSTTPVIDGHGGKKQNKKDFPMIMAMHDIPYMATMSPAYIPDMVKKLEKAMQVDNGLAYLHVYNPCVTGWGCKSDESIEVARLAIETNFAPLYEVENGKFSMSVVVKNPKPVREFVTRFKKFRHLTDEDIEGLQQLTDVRYARLQKLCQE from the coding sequence ATGAATGTCATTGATAAACTGGCAACTTATGAGGACCAGATTTCTCCTGGTATCTCCGCCTGCGTTGGCTGCAACATCGAGCTGACTCTGCGCACCTGCATGAAGGTTCTGGGGCCCAACACGATCTTTGCGATCCCTCCCGGGTGTATGGGCGGTGTCGGCGTTGTGGGTTGGGACAAGCAGTCCGGTGCCAAAACTCCGGTGTTTTTCCCGCTGCTGGACAATGTGGCATCCATGCTGGCTGGCATTAAGCTGCACTATGAACACATTGGCCGCCATGTCAACGTGGTCGCCTTCGCTGGCGATGGTGCCTCTGTGGACGCCGGTATGCAGTGCCTCTCCGGCGCGGCGGAACGTGGAGACAAGCTGATCTATATCTGCTACGATAACGAGGGCTATATGAACACTGGCTATCAGCGTAGCGGCTCCACCTCCAAGGGCGCATGGACTTCCACTACGCCTGTCATCGACGGCCACGGCGGCAAGAAACAGAACAAGAAGGATTTTCCCATGATCATGGCCATGCATGACATCCCCTATATGGCCACCATGAGCCCTGCTTACATCCCGGATATGGTTAAGAAGCTGGAGAAGGCCATGCAGGTGGATAACGGCCTTGCGTATCTACATGTTTACAATCCCTGCGTCACCGGCTGGGGCTGTAAGTCCGACGAAAGTATCGAGGTGGCCCGCTTGGCTATCGAGACGAACTTCGCCCCGCTCTATGAGGTGGAAAACGGCAAGTTCTCCATGTCTGTCGTCGTAAAGAATCCGAAACCCGTGAGGGAGTTCGTGACCCGGTTTAAAAAGTTCCGTCACCTGACTGACGAGGATATCGAGGGACTTCAGCAGCTGACCGACGTCCGTTACGCAAGACTCCAGAAACTTTGCCAGGAGTAA
- a CDS encoding transketolase C-terminal domain-containing protein, giving the protein MATVKVINGNMAAAIGAKLCRPDIIAAYPITPQTPIVEYLADFVTGGELHSTVSEVESELSAMSVVTGASLAGSRVFTASASQGLSLMYEPYFRASTLRLPVVMAVANREMISPQTLWGGPQDSLTVRDAGWLQVYVEDNQEILDTMIMAYRMAEDKNVLLPVNVCFDGFYLSHMSERVEIPEQEQVDAFLPTYHPEHILLDPLKPMAVDPLTTGALLTEYRMKHMMAQQNALKLFEKLDKEYGKKFGRSYGGAVEAYRCEDADYILVTMGSMVGVAKDRVDEARRNGIKIGLLKLRMIRPFPAEQVATVLAGRKAYGVIDRNVSFGWNTGITYEEVCAAMYRANSFVPNIAFIAGLGGEDVTGKHIDCAIKMIVEQAGKTECHPTIWLNRKDMGI; this is encoded by the coding sequence ATGGCTACTGTTAAGGTCATCAACGGAAATATGGCGGCAGCCATCGGCGCTAAGCTTTGCCGTCCTGATATCATTGCGGCGTACCCCATCACACCCCAGACACCCATTGTGGAGTATCTGGCGGACTTCGTGACTGGCGGTGAGTTGCATAGCACCGTCAGCGAGGTAGAGTCCGAGCTTTCCGCCATGAGCGTCGTGACGGGCGCATCTCTAGCTGGCTCCCGGGTTTTTACCGCCAGCGCTTCTCAGGGCCTTTCCCTAATGTATGAGCCCTATTTCCGGGCGTCCACCCTGCGTTTGCCTGTCGTGATGGCGGTGGCCAACCGTGAAATGATATCCCCCCAGACCCTGTGGGGTGGTCCCCAAGACTCTCTTACCGTGCGGGATGCTGGCTGGCTGCAGGTCTATGTGGAGGACAACCAGGAAATTTTGGACACCATGATCATGGCCTACCGCATGGCGGAAGACAAGAACGTTCTGCTGCCGGTGAACGTCTGCTTCGACGGCTTCTACCTCTCCCATATGTCCGAGCGGGTAGAGATCCCAGAACAGGAGCAGGTGGACGCTTTCCTGCCCACATATCATCCGGAGCACATTCTGCTGGATCCCCTGAAACCCATGGCAGTGGATCCGCTGACTACCGGTGCCCTCCTGACCGAGTACCGCATGAAGCACATGATGGCCCAGCAGAACGCGCTGAAGCTCTTTGAGAAGCTTGACAAGGAATATGGCAAGAAGTTCGGCCGTTCCTATGGCGGTGCGGTGGAGGCGTACCGCTGTGAGGATGCGGATTACATCCTTGTGACAATGGGCTCCATGGTGGGCGTTGCTAAGGATCGCGTGGATGAGGCCCGCCGCAACGGCATCAAGATTGGTCTTCTGAAACTGCGCATGATCCGTCCCTTCCCGGCTGAGCAGGTGGCGACGGTTCTGGCAGGCAGAAAGGCCTATGGTGTCATTGATCGCAACGTGTCCTTCGGCTGGAACACCGGCATCACCTACGAAGAGGTTTGCGCGGCCATGTACCGTGCCAACAGCTTCGTTCCGAACATTGCCTTTATTGCCGGTCTGGGCGGCGAGGATGTGACCGGAAAACACATTGACTGTGCCATCAAGATGATTGTTGAACAAGCCGGTAAGACTGAGTGTCATCCGACAATCTGGCTGAACCGGAAGGACATGGGTATCTGA
- a CDS encoding 4Fe-4S binding protein, protein MEFISEYIVPIGKEGLKIVDTGKWRTRKPVLDKSKCVKCGACLMYCPVNSVRKVADGSFEINYDYCKGCGICAHECKKKAIAMELVKEEK, encoded by the coding sequence ATGGAGTTTATCAGTGAGTATATCGTTCCTATTGGCAAGGAAGGACTCAAGATTGTGGATACCGGCAAGTGGCGTACCAGAAAGCCGGTTCTGGATAAGAGCAAGTGTGTCAAATGCGGCGCCTGTCTCATGTACTGTCCCGTCAACTCCGTTCGTAAGGTGGCAGATGGCTCGTTTGAGATCAACTACGACTATTGCAAAGGCTGTGGCATTTGCGCCCACGAGTGCAAGAAGAAGGCAATTGCGATGGAGCTGGTGAAGGAGGAGAAATAA